The proteins below are encoded in one region of Apium graveolens cultivar Ventura chromosome 4, ASM990537v1, whole genome shotgun sequence:
- the LOC141720827 gene encoding uncharacterized protein LOC141720827 translates to MKMRRLFVHVVFLLLVVGRTISLNPSLNDDLLGLIVFKADIQDPDSKLASWNEDDDSPCGWKGVRCDPRSNRVSDLTLDGFGLSGRIGRGIFQLQFLRKLSLSRNNLTGSLNFSLAQLKSLRVFDLSENSLMGPVPGDFFSQCGSLISISLANNKFTGPVPDISTSCSMLATLNFSGNQFSGLLPSGIWSLPGLRSLDLSSNLFEGEIPKGIEGSNNLREVHLGKNRLTGEIPDGIGNCLLLRSIDLSENSISGSIPSSLQMLTLCNNLNLQKNSLVGEVPEWIGEMRNLESLDLSGNSFSGPVPASAGKLLSLKLLNISMNSFSGSFPESIINCVNLVVLDISKNLFTGAIPSTLGDISSLQYLNLSKNLLIGGIPDRIKELKALEILDMSENQINGSIPMKIGEAMSLRELRLEKNFLSGTIPTSIEKCTSLTSLILSRNSLSGSIPASFAKLTNLQIVDLSYNKLTGTLPRQMANLDHLHSFNISYNQVQGELPGGAFFNIITPSSLYGNPLLCGAAVNKSCPGVLPKPIVLDPNSADSNPDSIPSNPSHRKKILSISALIAIGAAATIIIGVIAITILNLRVRSAVPHSAAAFTLSGGDDFSSSPTTDANSGKLVMFSGNPGFSTEANALLNKDCELGRGGFGAVYRTVLGDGRSVAIKKLTVSSLVKSQEEFEREVKKLGKIHHHNLVALEGYYWTPSLQLLIYEFVSGGNLYKHLHEGSGGNFLSWNERFIIIFGIAKSLAHLHQMNIIHYNLKSSNVLIDSSGEPKIADSGLAKLLPMVDRNVLSSKIQSALGYMAPEFGCKTVKITEKCDIYGFGILVLEVVTGRRPVEYMEDDVVVLCDMVRGALEEGRVEECVDERLKDKFSPDEVIPVMKLGLICTSQVPSSRPDMTEVINILQLIKCPSADQEKLV, encoded by the exons ATGAAGATGAGAAGGTTGTTTGTTCATGTCGTGTTTCTGTTGTTAGTTGTTGGGAGAACAATATCTTTAAATCCGTCATTGAATGATGATCTTTTGGGGTTAATTGTATTTAAGGCTGACATTCAAGATCCGGATAGTAAATTGGCATCTTGGAATGAAGATGATGATAGTCCTTGTGGATGGAAGGGAGTTAGATGTGACCCTAGATCTAATAGAGTTTCTGACTTGACTCTTGATGGTTTTGGTCTTTCTGGACGGATAGGCCGGGGTATTTTTCAGCTTCAGTTTCTGCGGAAGTTATCACTTTCTAGGAATAATCTAACTGGGAGCCTAAACTTTAGTCTTGCACAATTGAAAAGCCTGAGGGTTTTTGACTTGAGCGAGAACAGTCTCATGGGACCAGTTCCAGGCGATTTCTTTAGCCAATGCGGATCCTTAATATCAATTTCTTTGGCTAATAACAAGTTTACAGGACCAGTCCCAGATATTTCAACCTCGTGTTCAATGCTTGCTACACTGAACTTTTCGGGAAATCAGTTTTCAGGTCTGTTACCTTCTGGAATCTGGTCTTTGCCGGGACTTAGGTCACTTGACTTGTCTAGTAATCTCTTTGAGGGTGAGATACCAAAGGGAATTGAAGGGTCGAATAACTTGAGAGAAGTACACTTGGGAAAGAATCGGTTAACAGGTGAGATTCCAGACGGAATCGGAAACTGTTTACTGCTAAGATCAATAGATCTTAGTGAGAATTCTATTTCAGGAAGTATTCCAAGCTCACTGCAGATGCTTACTTTGTGCAATAATTTAAATTTACAGAAAAACTCTCTGGTTGGTGAAGTCCCTGAATGGATTGGAGAAATGAGAAACCTAGAGAGTCTGGATCTTTCTGGAAATAGCTTTTCCGGCCCAGTGCCAGCTTCAGCTGGGAAGCTACTTTCTCTTAAATTACTAAATATATCCATGAATTCCTTTTCGGGGAGCTTTCCGGAGTCGATTATCAATTGCGTAAACCTTGTGGTACTGGATATATCCAAAAATTTGTTCACTGGTGCAATTCCATCGACTCTTGGGGACATTAGCAGCTTGCAATACTTGAATTTGTCTAAGAATTTACTGATTGGTGGTATTCCGGATAGAATTAAAGAGTTGAAGGCTTTGGAAATTCTCGACATGAGTGAGAACCAGATAAATGGAAGCATTCCCATGAAAATTGGAGAAGCTATGTCTTTGAGGGAACTACGATTGGAGAAAAACTTCTTGTCAGGAACAATTCCTACTTCCATAGAAAAGTGTACTTCACTGACATCATT GATTCTGTCACGAAACAGCCTAAGCGGATCAATACCTGCTTCCTTCGCTAAGCTCACCAACCTTCAAATTGTTGATTTGTCATATAACAAACTCACTGGTACCCTGCCAAGGCAAATGGCTAATCTTGACCACCTACATTCCTTCAATATATCGTACAACCAGGTCCAAGGTGAATTGCCTGGTGGTGCTTTCTTTAATATTATAACCCCATCCTCCCTATATGGCAATCCACTTCTTTGTGGTGCTGCTGTTAATAAGAGTTGCCCTGGTGTCCTTCCCAAGCCAATTGTCCTTGATCCTAATTCTGCTGACTCTAATCCAGACTCAATCCCTTCAAATCCCAGTCACAGAAAAAAAATTCTGAGCATTTCTGCACTTATTGCTATTGGTGCAGCTGCCACGATTATCATTGGGGTAATTGCCATCACCATTCTAAACCTCCGTGTCCGCTCTGCTGTGCCTCATTCTGCAGCAGCTTTCACACTATCCGGAGGTGATGACTTCAGCAGTTCCCCCACCACAGATGCCAATTCGGGCAAGTTAGTAATGTTTTCTGGCAACCCTGGGTTCAGCACCGAAGCGAATGCACTGCTTAATAAAGATTGTGAGCTTGGGCGTGGTGGCTTTGGAGCTGTTTATCGAACTGTTCTTGGAGATGGGCGATCAGTTGCCATAAAAAAACTCACTGTTTCCAGTCTTGTCAAGTCCCAAGAAGAATTTGAAAGGGAGGTtaagaaattagggaaaattcatCACCACAATCTTGTGGCTCTAGAAGGCTATTACTGGACTCCATCACTGCAGCTTCTTATTTATGAATTTGTTTCTGGTGGAAATTTGTACAAGCATCTCCATGAGGGATCAGGAGGAAACTTTCTCTCATGGAATGagagatttataattatttttggaataGCTAAAAGTTTGGCTCATTTGCACCAGATGAACATTATCCACTATAATCTAAAATCAAGCAATGTATTGATAGACAGCTCAGGGGAACCGAAAATTGCGGATTCTGGTCTTGCTAAGCTGTTACCTATGGTAGACCGTAATGTCTTGAGTAGTAAAATTCAGAGTGCCCTTGGCTACATGGCACCTGAATTTGGATGTAAAACAGTAAAGATAACAGAAAAATGTGATATCTATGGGTTCGGGATATTGGTCTTGGAAGTGGTTACTGGAAGGAGGCCAGTTGAGTACATGGAAGATGACGTTGTAGTACTCTGTGATATGGTCAGAGGAGCACTGGAAGAAGGTAGGGTGGAGGAATGTGTTGATGAGAGGCTAAAGGACAAATTTTCTCCCGATGAGGTAATCCCAGTGATGAAGTTAGGCTTGATTTGTACATCACAGGTGCCTTCGAGTCGGCCAG